From the genome of Nicotiana tabacum cultivar K326 chromosome 17, ASM71507v2, whole genome shotgun sequence:
AGAATTATAAAGCAGGGGACTTtatcccattcgccatttttgacaaattggagcttgaggataggcaatttttgatagattttcaaggaaaatattggggtaagtgattctaactcggatttggtaaatatacacgaatatatcattattttcaccatttaattagtgttttgagattgatatttgggaaaattttagaaatctcatattaaagaatttttgagatttcggtgtcgattcggagCCATATTTGAGtcaaattagtatggttgaacttgtaattgaatgagttgtcgaattttgtgagtttcgctggattccgagacgtgggctccacgggctatttttgagctaaattttggatttttatggaaaattagtattttcttatggaattaattccaataaattttattgactgaatcgaattatttgtggctagattcaaggtgtttggaggccaattcacgaggcaaaggcttagcggCATAGGAATTTCActatttaaggtaagtaacagttataaatctggtcctgaggggatgaaaccccggattttgtgtcatgtgattattctggaggtgacgcacatgctaggtgacgggtgtgtaggtgtgcaccgaggggattgtgacttggtacgtcccgtgaaactgtaaagttgaataacttattgttagctatatgccctctatgtgttaaagaaatttgactgtaaatcatgttagaaatcatgcttaggctatgttggtactgttgggacccgcagaggtcgcgtacttgttgaattatttgctaattgttgtcttgtactcagttaggattttacttgcgtatcatacctcagtctttcttgattttgttgatacactatgttatctttgtttggactgatctttgtgatttctgagagccgaGAGACCAGAGAGGTTGAggattgagtaaggccgatggcctgtcGATGAGGTAAGGATACTATAgtgggttgtactcatactacaccctacacttcgtgtgcaaatccaggtgtttccggacatagtgggtgttgattttcTCGTACAGTtcatttttcggagattcagaggtagctgctgtatttcgcagaccttgtctcccCTTCcttatctctttgtttactgtatttggttttagactattatggaccgtattttccagacttgtattcacattagatgctcatgtacccagtgacaccaggttttgggagtatttatatttgtactaGTGAGATTGTTTTCGTTGAATTTAATCATTCtattttcaaatttgaaagatATGTGATtcattgagattgtcggcttgcctagtatcaagataggcgccatcacgacgggtgggattttgggtcgtgacaagttggtatcagagccctaggttacataggtctcacgagtcataagcaggtttagtagagtcttgcggatcggtacggagacgtctgtacttatcttcaagaggttgccgaacccttaggaaaatttcactttcttatattctgtcgtgcgaatttgttgattctgaaaactaaatttctgttattatattctctcacagatggtgaaaaCACGCATTACCAGAtcagacggtcagccaccagtgctaccagttagggccgtgagaggcctgggccgtggtagaggctggggctgaggtagaggtcgaggtgtagctcgtactacagttggaccagcacctgtagtaccactagttgctctagctcaggagcagattaAAGATATAGCCGAGCCGACatgaccagctcaggcaccaactgtgcctattgagatttcaggccttcaggagactttggcccagatattgatagtttgcactggtcttgcttAGGTGGTtccggctcaggccgcacctgccacttctcaggtcgggggaggtactcatacccctgttgcccgtactccagaccaggtagtacatggacttcatataccgggggcactaccagcccatccagttgcagctgctcaggccttGGTCGTTCCTGTTATggaagatgatgagcagaggagacttgagagatttgagagtcttcgacctccaccatttagcagtgctgagtcagaggattctcagggttttctagataaATGTCAAAGGATGCTTCGGACAGCAGGTATTTTGGAGtctagtggggtctcgttcactacttttcagttttcagGGGCTACCTTCAGATGGTGGAaagcttacgagaggcgtaggctggtcggcgcaacaccccttacctggcagcagttcaccagtctattcctggagaagttcgtgcctcagtactgcagagaggagctacgcaaatagtttgagcagcttcgttagGGTGATATATCCGTGACATAGTATGAGATTAGATTTTCaaagttggcccgtcatgctatctggttgattcccacagacagagaaaggatcaggaggttcatagatggcctcactttttagctgcgattactcatgactagagagagagtgtctggtgctactttcgatgagGTTGCCGACATTGCTCgccagattgagatggttcgcagccaggagcgagttgagagggaggctaagaggcctcgtgttttaggtgatttcagcggtattccttcagggggtcagttttaccgcggtaggggtcgttctttcAGACACGCTTAGGCGACTCGTCCagttcatcatggtgcatcagctagccacggttcttacagtgctcacttaGGCCAGTCTTTATTCTGTGCACTACCaacgcagagttctcatcatgcctcatccgctcaggcttctacaggtaattcttcgggttatcaggagcagcggttccgttagaggaggggttgtttcgagtgcggagaattgggtcatttcaagaAATATTATCCTAGGCTGTTGAATGGGGCTCTACAGTAGAGTTCTCAACCAACGGCACCAGtaccagcagttacaccacccacccagccagcttgGGGTGGGGGTCAGGGagctaggggtcacccaagaGGGGGATGCCGATCAGGTAGCGGTcatgcccgattctatgcttttcctgctagGCCAGatattgttgcttcagatgcagtgatcacatgtattgtttcagtgtgccacaaggaagcttctatattatttgaccctggctccacttattcttatgtatcatcgcattttgctcattatctggatatgcccagcgagtccttagtttcacctgtttgtgtatctacaccagtTGGCGATGTTAttactgtggaccgtgtgtatcggtcgtgtgtggtaactattggggaactggagactagagttgatctcttattactcgatatggtagatttctatgtaatcctgggtatggattggttgtatccatgtcatgctattctggattgtcacgcaaaaaccgtaacattgacgatgccggggttgccaaaggttgaatggagaggttctctagattttgttcctggcagggtaatttcttatttgaaggtgCAACATATGGCTGGAAAGGAatatttgtcatatttggcctttgtgagagattttGATacagatactcctattattgattcagtaccggtcgtgcgagatgtttcagatgtatttcctgcagacctgccaggtatgccacccgacagggatattgatttcagtattgacttggtgcaaggcactcagcccatttctattcctctgtatcgtatatcaccagctgagttaaaagaattgaaagagcaacttcaggaactccttaaaaacgggtttattaggcctaatatgtcaccttggggtgcaccggttcctttttgtgaagaagaaagatggtactatgcggatgtgcatcgattttaggcagttgaacaaagttacaatcaagaataaatatcccttgCCGTGTATTGtcgacttatttgaccagcttcagggagtgagggtgttctccaaaattgatttgagatctgggtatcaccagttgaaaattcgggattcggatattttGAAGACagcattcagaactcgttatggccactatgaatttcttgtgatgtcttttgggctaaccaatgccccagtagcatttatgcatttgatgaatagtgtattccagccatatcttgatttatttgtcgtagtatttattgatgatatcctggtgtactcatgtagccaggaggagcatgtataacacttgggtattgtattacagaggatgagagaggagagactttatgccaaattctctaaatgtgagttctcgcttagttcggtggcattcttgggacatataatgtctagtgaaggaattaaggtggatccgaagaaaatagaggcagttcagagttggcccaggctatcttcagttactgagattcggagttttctcggcttggccggttattatcgtcgcttcatggagggtttctcgtatattgcatcgcctatgactaaattgacccagaaaggtgctccgttcaggtggtcggatgagtgtgaagagagctttcagaaactcaagacaactttaactacaactccagtattggtgttgcctacaggttcagagtcttatactgtgtattgtgatgcgtcgcgtattgggcTCGACGCAGTGCTTatgcaagacagtagggtgattgcctatgcatccaggaAGTTAAatgtacatgagaagaattatccggtccacgatcttgagttagcagctattgttcatgccttgaaaatttggcggcattacttgtatggtgtctagtatgaggtatataccgatcatcggagtctacatcatttgtttaaacagaaggatcttaatttgcagcagcaaaggtggttggagttgcttaaggattatgatatcaccattctctatcatcccggaaaggccaatgtagtggccgatgccttgagtcataaggcggagagtttgggcagcttagcatacttaccggtaacagagaggcctttagccttggatgttcaggccttggccaaccagtttgttagattggatgtttccgagccgaatcaagttttggcttgtgtagtttctcggtcttctttatatgatcgcatcagaaagcgtagtatgatgatccacatctgcttgtccttaaggacacagttcaccacggtgatgctaaggaagtcactattggagatgatggtgtattacagatgcagggcaggctatgtgtgcctaatgtagatggtttgcatgagctgattctccaggaagctcacagtttgcggtactctattcatctaggtgccacgaagatgtatcaggatttgaggcagcattatcggtggaggcgaatgaagaaagatatagttgggtttgtagctcggtgttcaaattgtcaataggtgaagtatgaacatcagaggccggggggattgcttcagagacttgaaattccggagtggaaataggagcgtatTACCATAGATTTCGTAGTTGGGATTCCACGAaccttgaagaagtttgatgttgtttgggtgattgtggatctgTTGACCAAATCtacgcattttattccagttggtactaattattcttcggagcggttggctagGATTTATATTCGCGATATTGTTCGCCTACATGGTATGCTAGTggccatcatttcagatcggggcacgcagtttacatcacagttttggagagcagtgcagcgagaattgggcacacaggttcagttgagtacaacatttcaccctcagacggacggagaGTCCgtgcgcactattcagatattagaggatatgctacgtgcttgtgtcattgattttgggggttcttgggatcaatttctgccactcgcaaaGTTTGCTTAttataatagctaccagtcaagaattcagatggctccatatgaggctttgtatgggagacggtgccggtctccggtgggttggtttaagctgggtgaggctaggctattgggtactgacttggttcaggattctttagagaaggtcaaagtgattcaggaacggcttcacacggcgcagtctagacataagagttatgccgacaggaaggttagTGATGTggtttacatggttggggagaagattctgctcaagatttcacccatgaagggtgtgttgaggttcgggaagaagggcaagttgagccctcggtatattgggccttttgagatacttaagaaaatttaAGAGGTGGCTtagaacttgctttgccacctagtctatcaggtgttcatacagtgttccatgtatccatgctccgaaagtatgtcgcggatccgtctcatattttggatttcaataCAGTACAGCTGGTccgtaatttgacttatgatgtggagccgatggctattttagactggcaggttcgaaagttgaggtcaaagaacatagcatcagtgaaggtacagtggagaggccagccaatcGGAggagctacttgggagattgagtaGGAGATGCGGtacaaatatccacacctatttgagactccaggtatgattctaaacccgtttgaagacgaacgtttgtttaagagggagagaatgtaacgacccggccagtcgtttttagtattataaccccgttcccccatttactgctcaatttattctttacagttattttatgacttaccgggttagttggttcgggtctggaaggAATTCATAgtgaaacgagacacttagtctcataattgaaaatttaagtttgaaaagttgactagatgtggacttatgtgtaaacgacttcagatttgaattttgatgatttcaatagctccgtatagtattttggacttagaaacatgtccgaaatttttttttggaggtcggtagaggaattaggcttgaaatggcgaaagttgaatttttggaaagtttgaccgaggggttgactttttgatatcggggtcggaatccgattctgaaaattggaatacctctgttatatcatttatgacttgtgtgtaaaatttgaggtcaatcgaacatgatttgataggttccggcgtcatttgtaaaaattggaagtttcaaagttcattaggcttgaatctatgtgtgattcgtgtttttagtgttgttggatgtgatttgaagactcgactaagtttttatgatgttttaggacttgttggtgtatttagttgaggtaccgagggctttgagtgagtttcggatggttaacggatcaaaagttggactaaaacagctgctgcaatttccttctactGGAAATTCCTTCTGCCAGAAATCAAGCCCAGAAATCGAGGGCCATGATTGAAggcatgatcgaaggccagggtcgagggccatgattgaAGCCAGGAtcaagggccaggatcgagggtcagaatcgaggcccaggatcgaggcccaTGATCGAAGGTCAAGATCGAGGCAAGACCGAGGGCTGCCTGGGTAGAATTATAAAgtaggggacttcgtcccattcgtcatttttgacaaattggagcttgaggagaggcgatttttgatagatttttaaggaaaaatattgggataagtgattctaactcggatttggtcaatatattcgaatatatcattatttttaccatttaattagtgttttgagattgatatttgagacaattttagaaatctcatattaatttttttgagatttcggtgtcgattcggagtcggatttgagtgaaattagtatggttgaacttgtaattggatgggttgtcagattttgtgagttttgtcggattttgagacgtaggccccacgagcgatttttgagctaaatttcggatatttatgaaaaattagcattttcttatggaattaatttcaataaattttattgactgaatcgaattatttgtggctagattcaaggtgtttggaggccaattcacgaggcaaaggcttagcggaataagaattttactgtttgaggtaagtaacagttataaatctagtcctgagggtatgaaaccccggattttgtgtcatgtgattattttggaggtgacgcacatgctaggcgaCGGGCACGTGGGTGTGCatcgaggggattgtgacttggtccgtaccGTGAAActttaaagttgaataacttgttgttagctatatgccctctatgtgttgaagaaatttgactgtaaattgtgttagaaatcatgcttaggctatgttggtactattgggatctgcagaggtcgcgtacttgttgaattatttgctaattattgtcttgtactcagtcaggattttacttgcgtatcatacctcagtctttcttgattttgttgatacactatgttatctttgtttggactgatctttgtgatttccgagagcGGAGAGAccagagaggttgaggactgagtaaggccgagggcctgtcggtgaagtaaggatactatagcacgtgagttgtccgtgcatgatattatagcacgtgagttgtccgtgcggattatggcgtttgggctgtaggagcccctccggagtctgtacacccccagtgagcctGAGTACCCATTGAGTGAGAGTGCTGAGGgaaccgagtggttgagctgttgtgacgagttgagtgactgttgccctgagaggctgtactggCTTTTCATTTGTTTTTACACTTAGTTGccatctgtcattgttgtgagattctctgaaagattttatatccggattacatgaatttgaactgtataaaattaatttgacttaaactgctggatttgaaagcatgtctactctctactggaattactgaaaatgaactataactgtgtagctacTCATTATCtttagttccttagttattattgttacttgctgagttggttgtactcatactacaccctgcactttgtgtgcagatccaggtgttttcggacatagcgggtgttgatgcTCTCGTACAgttaatttttcggagattcagaggtagctgttgtgtttcgcagaccttgtctatccttccctatctctttgtttactgtatttggttttagactattatagaccgtattttccagactttattcacattagatgctcatgtacctagtgacaccaggttttgggagtatttatatttgtacttgtgagatttcttccgctgaatttaatcattctattttcaaatttaaaagatatgtggttaattgagattgtcggcttgcctagtatcgagataggcgccatcacgacgggtgggattttgggtagtgacagttaggcttacctagttttagagactaggtgccatcacgactctatcggagggattttgggccgtgacaagcaTAGCCCGGGTGAATGGTttataacccaaaaaaaaaaaaaaaactcctagCTACATACAACTTAATGAAATCTACGGCTTAATGAGTGTAATTGCAACTGAACTTAGAAACTGAAATCCGTAAACACAAAACTCAAGAACTAACAAAGATTATATGGATGGAGCAACTCAAACTATGCGGCCGTTGGACAATAGAAAAGTGAAACATAATCAATCCATTCGTTCCGACGGAAAGATCTTGAATGCTAGCTCAACACAAGGATGCCACAAAAAGAATCTAGCTagagtttttttttaaaacaaaatatattCAAATTCCGTCAAAACATACAACCTTTTTTTTGCACAAAATTTAGTCAAACACATATAACTTGCatacaatattatatatatatatatatatatatatatatatatatatatatatatatatatatatattgtatttcgTTTTTACACCTCAAATACAACTTATTTACGTCTTTCTCTTCGAGATTCAATATGAAATTTCAACAAAAACTAGCCCAAATATTCACAAAACTCTCTCAAAATTAAGGTCTAAACTCCTAAGGATATTTTCTATCATTTGCAACAATGCATAAtcaaaacaaataacaatttcgCAAAACCTAATTTTCGAATTATAAAGCTTTGAAATTTTTTAATAGTTGTCATGGAGTTTAAAATGGATTTTAATTAGGTCTATTATCTTGGATGGAATGATTTAGACCGTCTACTATTGATCAAGGTTTATATTCTGATTTATAATAAATTTCAATGGTCATACTTCAATTTAATTCATAGTATCATATGTTTGAATCTTAATTGATCTTCTAATCATTACTGTCCAATTGAGTCTTGTAGATCTGCTCTAATTTAAACtttatgaagaaaagaaaaacctcTAGTCAGAGAAATATGGGAATGATATGAAGTGTCAACAAGCGGTAAAAAAATTGGGtttgagaaagaaaaaagggTGAGAGAGAATGGAAAAGAGGGAGTGAAATTAGGAAAGATTAAAGTCTAATATATTATTTGATAGATAATTGGTAATTATGTATAGGatatgtaattaattgagaaGTCCTCTCTAATATTGATAATTAGGTTCATAATATAGCATAAATAAGTAAGAATCCCCTGTATTTGATTTAAGTCatttgaattaaataattaatccaAGGTTATTGATGTAAAAAAATGACTTGGTCCAATGTGCCTTAAATTAAGGATCCAACCCAACTTTGTATTGACTGATCTAagaaatttcttcttcttttttttttgggccaAAGAAAATTTTGATGTCTACAAATACGATAAGACATGTAAGAAGAGAAGGCTAAAGTTAAAAGCAAAGGGTTAAAACTTAAGAGTTTTTGTTAAATGTATATGATATGTTATACTACTATATATGCACTATATAACATATTATATACTTGGATGATTTGAGATATGAGTTTGTTGTGCATCGTGTGTTGCATTATATATTGATGGTTTCAGAATTAGTATGTCCAAATCAAGTCTTGGATTGGATTACTACTCACTTAGTCATGCAAACTGATCCCTCAATCGTTATGTCTTTCAAGTATAGATCTGGGCAGACGTGCTGATAAAGAATTGTAGAGGCTGACACCTTGTGAGCGCCACATACGTTCGTGGATGCTGGTTGTTTTGTACTGTTTGCAAGCTTTGTTTATGTTCTAAATTTTAGAGTGATGATTATCACTCACCGGTTGTATATTTATATAAGGCATTTTAATTTTACCACCAAAAAAACGTTTGACCAATTTGACAATGAAAAGCTCCAAATAGGCACACAGTAATTTTGAggggaaagaaaaagagagaagacaCATTTTACAGAATATTTTGCCAACTCAAAATCTGTTATATAATTAAGCAGAAGGCGAAATTACAATTTTAAAATTGGAGGAAATGAGTGATGGAAAAAGGGGGACAAGGTTCACACAAACTTCTTTCTAAACAAATTAAGGTACAAATCTTAGGCCCATTTGGCCATGAGAGACATGCCACCGGCACCAAGAAGAACAGCCATGTAAGACTTGATTTGTAGCTTGACACTGCCTTGTAACTTGTCACCCATAAAATCTGCAGCAAGAAGATCCACCAAAGCCATATATATCAGAAGGCCAGCAGACGACGCATTGAGCAATCCGACGGTTATTAATGCCCGTGGACTGTTTTCCTCGTAAGTGCTTGAGAGTGCTATACCAAGTGCTATACCAAATGGAGTTGTTATTGCGAAGAAAAATGCCATTATTGCCTTCTTCAAAAACTTGTACTCAGCCTGAATAAAAAGAAGAGTATATGAATTAGTGCATGTAACAATGAATTAGTGAAAGTGAACTgagaattatttttattatatgtcGTAAAATGAAAATTTGCCTGGAGAATACAACCACCAAGTCCCATTCCTTCAAACATTTGATGAAAGCAAAGAGCAGCGACAAGTCCTTTAATTGTGCGAGTATTATTTGAAGCACCTAGAGATAGCCCTATCACAATCGAGTGAACAATGATTCCCAGCTCTAACACCTGCAAAAACGTTTCCGTTTTTTATGATGAATTTGCTTGGCTAAATATAATTtaacaatattttatttttggtttagAGAATAAATAAGAATTTATAACAAGTATAGATAACTTGCTAAAAGTGAATATTGCCCTTGTGCATTTCTTAGGTTTAGAAACGGAGTGTACATCAAAACTTTGCCCATCAACTTTTCCAATTCCTTtaaaatttgaaggaaaaaaaaaagaaataagtgGTAAAGTTATTTATTTAAATCCTTCCCAAGTATGAACGAAAAGAAAAACAAGTACACTATTCAACGAAGGTATGTAAACAATTCGTCGCTGATTAATGAATCCTATATTCATCTTTTAGTTCAATGATTGAAGAACCAATTACCGATCAAGAAGCAATAAACTCAGTCAAAGGGACAAAACAatatgaaaatgataaaaatgacagtataacaaaaataaacaaatagaTAAGTTGCTTGTAAACTAAGAAGACCAGATCCCGACTATGCAACTCGTCTCTAATTCAGCCGTGGTACTTGAATCACTATCAGGCAAGTACACCAAATAATTGATCGTTTGACTTTCACCTTATTGAACGGTTTCTTTTCTTAAAAATGATGAATGCATGCAAGATTCTTTATTATATAAGGATCCataagatatcatcaatataagTAACGACAACTATTGCCACTCCATTTTATCTGATATAGTTTTTCCTATCATTTTGAAATACTTGATACTTTGCCATTATTTATAAATGATGACACGATGATAAGAACAACAAAATTAACAATAATAATGTCATAATCATCAtcataaataaataagtaaatagataaaaataaatgaattaGATGAGTAATGATAATGAAAACTACGACCACGAGAACAACGATTAAGTGGTTATTCGTTATATATCAAACATACTACCGATATATTCAACAGGTTTTCAAACTAATCCAGCCTTTTCTTCCCTATTTCAACTAGATATTTCACAACGATAAGATTATTAAATTATCTTCAAAATATTTGTGAGTGCTTAGCCAAATTTCTACcacattaatattaattaaaataatgatTTATTTGTGTACACCAACCGCGTAAAACAATTAATAGCATGTAACTTACTTTATTGTCCAGGTTACTAATTTTACAAgcaaaaaattatatttgtgCGGGATAGGGCATAgatgttaaaagaaaataagagagcaAAGGCATGACCACTAATAGATCGAATAGGAAACTAACCATGGCAATCACTCTGTATCGCAGTAATTTCGTGCCATCAACTCCAACTTTAGTCGAAAATGATCCATGGTGATGATGGCCATGACCATGAccaattcgtccttcaaatcatcatttttttttattttgaaagattttacaatttttcccaaatttttctttAGATTCTCATCAATTTGATGTTAAATTTAATGTATAATCACAAAATACAATAGAAAATTGATAAGAGGTACTTgcccaatgatttggtatgaatATTCTTCTACAAAATTGCCTCTCATCGAGGCTAGGGTtcaaaacatgataaaataaagcTAAGTCCCGAAATGGAAGTCTTAATACCAGCCTCAGATATTGCATTTGCGACATCATAATCTCAAATACGATGCTCGCAAATGAGACAAAAGTATCGCAAAAGCGAAGGCTGACCAGCTCTGTCAAAGTTGCAAATGCGAGCTCGGAGTTTTCGCAAAAGCGACTGCTTGTGTCGCAAATGCGGAGTTGcctaatcgcaaatgcgatgaaataGTTCGCAAATGAGAAGTACCATGCCCCAGCCTatcgtcgcaaatgcgagaatgatctcgcaaatgcggacatcgcaaatgcgagaacaaAGACACCAGCACAACTGAACATTCATCCAACACTCCGAAACGCATACAAAACTCATCCAAACCCtcagggctctaaaccaaacaccTTAACAAGTCTGAAAACATAACATGAACTCTCTCGA
Proteins encoded in this window:
- the LOC107789293 gene encoding fe(2+) transport protein 2-like — encoded protein: MELPLVTDDWAVQAFTQGLNERSSIASRQLKQNLIEYPAVTCADVHNRYQSKIRVVDDQLGTTSGSVYPNRIILSYSFLYYCHLENKSFLGRGSAYILGKQIALSRTYEENSPQALMTIGLLNASSAGLQIYMALVDLLAADFMCDKLQGRRIGHGHGHHHHGSFSTKVGVDGTKLLRYRVIAMVLELGIIVHSIVIGLSLGASNNTRTIKGLVAALCFHQMFEGMGLGGCILQAEYKFLKKAIMAFFFAITTPFGIALGIALSSTYEENSPRALITVGLLNASSAGLLIYMALVDLLAADFMGDKLQGSVKLQIKSYMAVLLGAGGMSLMAKWA